Proteins found in one Alicyclobacillus cycloheptanicus genomic segment:
- a CDS encoding class I SAM-dependent methyltransferase, translated as MTQDWTNAETAKQWDKEGHERNPLRSEQLDVLVSILADQFTPGHWILDLGYGSGQVEQLIFDRIPGASVVGVDFSEAMMTLAAERLKAYPNRFEAVQHNLSELDSLQLPNHPYQFVIAIQSLHHLLAPQLRAAYEYVYNTLPPGGMFLLLDRLAVESERIWQVMHVVWERQDRLFHTHVSSHEGESFDAHARRVRERGDFPISLYQHLTWLKECGFDATCVHVHGNRGLLVGVKP; from the coding sequence GACGAATGCAGAAACGGCCAAGCAGTGGGACAAAGAGGGTCACGAAAGAAATCCACTCCGTTCGGAGCAGCTCGATGTCCTCGTCTCCATCTTGGCCGACCAATTCACGCCGGGACACTGGATATTGGATTTGGGGTACGGGTCCGGGCAGGTTGAGCAGCTGATTTTTGACCGCATCCCGGGTGCGTCTGTTGTCGGCGTGGATTTCTCTGAAGCGATGATGACATTGGCGGCGGAGCGCTTGAAGGCGTATCCGAATCGGTTCGAAGCGGTCCAGCACAATTTGAGCGAGCTGGATTCGCTGCAACTCCCAAATCATCCCTATCAGTTTGTGATCGCGATTCAATCGCTGCACCATTTGCTTGCGCCGCAGCTGCGGGCTGCTTACGAGTACGTGTACAACACGCTTCCACCTGGGGGGATGTTCCTGCTGCTGGACCGACTGGCGGTTGAGTCAGAGCGCATTTGGCAAGTGATGCACGTGGTCTGGGAGCGGCAGGACCGGTTGTTTCACACCCACGTTTCTTCCCATGAAGGGGAGAGTTTTGACGCGCATGCGCGACGCGTGCGCGAGCGGGGGGATTTTCCGATTTCGTTGTATCAACATCTGACTTGGCTCAAAGAATGCGGATTTGACGCGACATGCGTGCATGTGCATGGAAACAGGGGCCTCTTGGTCGGCGTCAAGCCGTAA
- a CDS encoding Ig-like domain-containing protein produces the protein MKRTLLTIAAASSIILGAFAPAAMAKTVSVPSKAWSHDTFEVDGTPQYGLTKVEGFTYQSAQWVSAYAVVQLLNQVNANALWVGHTLYLLNSGLDASQLPAKTSGDANVVADGQTVMKLPHLVEKPPVKGATATSYLRISDVEAILKALGYTYQYNSKQGTLNVQLPAAASSIIATAVDETPGQIVVTLSAPVSSVDPSDFTVTDSTGTLSVTNASLDASGTLATLTVPDLPSLQSGAISLSVSYDGSTPFTGGTLGPVSIEALNGGTAVTGPVTLSVYNGTASAIDSLQAVDASNAPYAGTVTYASSNPSVVEVTTDGKIIGMSAGTATITATDPQGDTIAPLTVTVATAQ, from the coding sequence TTGAAGCGGACACTGCTCACCATCGCAGCAGCATCTTCGATCATCCTCGGCGCGTTTGCGCCGGCGGCCATGGCCAAGACCGTGTCGGTCCCGAGCAAGGCCTGGTCACACGACACATTTGAAGTCGACGGAACCCCTCAGTACGGTCTAACCAAGGTTGAAGGGTTCACGTACCAGAGTGCACAGTGGGTCTCCGCGTATGCGGTCGTGCAGCTTCTGAACCAAGTCAACGCGAACGCGCTGTGGGTCGGTCATACACTCTACCTCTTGAACAGCGGACTGGATGCGTCACAACTGCCGGCGAAAACCTCGGGTGATGCCAACGTCGTGGCCGACGGGCAAACGGTGATGAAACTCCCGCACCTCGTCGAGAAACCGCCGGTGAAGGGCGCGACAGCCACCTCGTACCTGCGCATCTCCGATGTGGAGGCCATTTTGAAGGCACTCGGCTACACGTACCAGTACAATAGCAAACAAGGAACCCTGAACGTTCAACTGCCTGCTGCCGCGTCTTCGATCATCGCGACGGCCGTCGACGAAACCCCCGGCCAAATCGTGGTTACACTCAGCGCACCTGTATCCAGCGTCGACCCGAGCGACTTTACCGTCACCGATTCGACCGGCACGCTGTCCGTCACCAATGCGAGCCTGGACGCCAGTGGAACCCTTGCCACCTTGACGGTTCCGGACCTGCCCAGTTTGCAAAGTGGTGCGATCTCTCTCTCGGTCAGCTACGATGGCAGCACCCCATTCACCGGCGGGACGCTGGGCCCTGTCTCGATTGAGGCCTTGAACGGCGGCACCGCTGTCACGGGACCGGTCACGCTCTCGGTGTACAACGGAACAGCGTCCGCAATCGATTCGCTGCAAGCTGTGGACGCCAGCAACGCACCCTACGCGGGTACGGTTACGTACGCCTCATCCAATCCGTCCGTCGTTGAAGTCACAACAGACGGCAAAATCATCGGCATGAGTGCGGGAACCGCGACCATCACGGCGACCGACCCGCAGGGCGACACCATCGCCCCGCTGACGGTGACCGTCGCTACGGCTCAGTAA
- the pstS gene encoding phosphate ABC transporter substrate-binding protein PstS encodes MNKTFIKYVTGFAVTASMLSTAAVAAPTALASTVLTESGSSLMYPLFTNEWDSAYQKAAGVTIRPASTGSGTGITDAEKGLVDIGASDAYLPPATLQAMPNMENIPLAVSAQQVMYNLPGISQSTHLKLSGNVLAQIYLGKITNWDNSQIQNLNKGVKLPNHKIILVHRSDSSGDSFLFTSYLTDTNAQWKSQVNESTLPSWPAVSGSLGASGNSGIVTALKNNPYSISYVGISYLKTALAANKSIGYAALENRTGNFELPTSANISADVNAVVSKVPKNEAYSLIYAPGKTSYPIVNFEYAIINKHQPNATKAAALRKFLNWAISPTGGNQSKYLSYVNFLPLPKSIEAKSQAQINQITG; translated from the coding sequence ATGAACAAAACGTTCATCAAGTACGTAACGGGGTTCGCCGTGACGGCGAGCATGCTGTCCACTGCTGCGGTGGCAGCACCGACGGCACTGGCTTCCACGGTGTTGACAGAGTCTGGGTCGTCTTTGATGTATCCGTTATTCACCAACGAGTGGGACAGCGCATATCAGAAGGCCGCCGGCGTCACCATCCGCCCGGCTTCTACCGGCAGCGGCACCGGCATCACGGATGCAGAGAAAGGTCTTGTCGACATTGGTGCATCTGACGCCTATCTCCCGCCTGCAACCCTTCAGGCGATGCCCAACATGGAAAACATTCCGTTGGCCGTTTCCGCCCAGCAAGTGATGTATAACCTGCCGGGCATCAGCCAGTCCACCCACCTGAAACTGTCCGGGAATGTGCTCGCGCAAATCTATCTCGGCAAAATTACGAATTGGGACAACTCGCAAATCCAGAATCTGAACAAAGGCGTGAAACTTCCGAACCATAAAATCATCCTGGTGCACCGGTCGGACAGCAGCGGTGACTCCTTCCTCTTCACGTCGTACTTAACCGACACGAATGCGCAGTGGAAGTCTCAGGTCAACGAAAGCACCCTGCCATCCTGGCCAGCGGTATCCGGTTCCCTTGGCGCTTCAGGGAACAGCGGCATTGTCACCGCCCTGAAGAACAACCCGTATTCCATTTCGTACGTTGGCATCAGCTACTTGAAAACAGCCCTGGCTGCAAATAAGTCCATCGGCTACGCCGCACTCGAGAACCGGACCGGGAATTTTGAACTGCCCACGAGCGCAAATATCTCGGCCGACGTGAACGCCGTCGTCAGCAAGGTGCCGAAAAATGAGGCGTACTCCCTCATTTATGCCCCAGGCAAGACTTCGTATCCCATCGTCAACTTTGAGTACGCCATTATCAACAAGCACCAGCCAAACGCCACCAAGGCGGCTGCCCTTCGCAAGTTCCTGAACTGGGCCATCAGCCCAACCGGAGGCAATCAATCCAAATACCTGTCGTATGTGAACTTCCTGCCGCTCCCAAAGAGCATAGAAGCGAAAAGCCAGGCACAGATCAACCAGATTACGGGTTAA
- a CDS encoding C40 family peptidase: protein MQQRDSKRMLRMILSGVTAVVSIGTFAGLANAATTTTTVEVDRAAYLITAAHTGASRIALEPTGTKLRVLTGSNAYWWHVEDEQDRVGYITRNTYWTQAVSGSAASTSGTAGQAASTSTPATASSASMVASGTYESLGGLLPPGVTLDPNITPLAPLDASYQTKLNAVLQVAESKLGTPYEWGHNEDRGQTGFDCSNFTEYVYHHALGYDMSTASQTQYKRVGVAVPTQDMQPGDLVVFNDGGHVGIYAGNGEMIQEGGGLKKVGYLPLKPGSYWYDHITVVKRMF from the coding sequence ATGCAGCAGCGTGACTCGAAACGAATGCTTCGCATGATTTTGTCTGGCGTTACCGCCGTGGTATCCATTGGAACTTTTGCGGGCTTGGCGAATGCAGCCACGACGACCACCACGGTCGAGGTAGATCGCGCCGCTTATCTCATAACGGCGGCCCACACCGGGGCGAGCCGCATCGCGCTGGAACCTACAGGCACCAAACTCCGCGTCTTGACAGGCAGCAACGCGTACTGGTGGCATGTGGAAGACGAACAAGACCGGGTCGGTTATATCACGCGCAACACCTACTGGACACAGGCCGTATCGGGATCGGCAGCATCGACATCCGGAACGGCTGGACAAGCTGCCAGCACGAGTACGCCAGCAACCGCTTCGTCCGCCTCGATGGTTGCTTCGGGGACGTACGAAAGCCTCGGTGGCCTGCTGCCACCGGGCGTGACCTTGGATCCAAACATCACACCGCTGGCACCGCTGGACGCAAGCTACCAGACCAAGTTGAACGCCGTGCTGCAGGTCGCGGAAAGCAAGCTTGGCACTCCGTACGAATGGGGGCACAATGAAGACCGCGGCCAGACGGGCTTTGACTGCTCCAACTTCACCGAATATGTATACCACCACGCACTGGGTTACGACATGAGCACCGCCTCGCAGACACAGTACAAGCGTGTGGGGGTGGCAGTCCCAACGCAAGATATGCAGCCGGGCGACCTGGTCGTGTTTAACGACGGCGGTCATGTGGGCATCTATGCCGGCAACGGCGAGATGATTCAGGAAGGCGGCGGTTTGAAGAAAGTCGGTTACCTCCCGTTGAAACCTGGTTCCTACTGGTACGACCATATTACCGTTGTAAAACGCATGTTCTAA
- a CDS encoding DMT family transporter has translation MKAVAIGILSSFFFAVTFVLNRLMSSDGGSWIWSASLRYLFMLPLLLLIVGSRRNLRPLLGEIRIHPWSWLWWSFVGFGLFYAPLCFAAAYSPAWLVAGTWQFTIVAGSLVAPLVYETVRTGDIVMKVRPSIPLSGMGMSLIILAGIAIMELSRAGHVSPRGLVLGIVPILVAAFAYPLGNRKMMALCGDRLDAWQRTLGMTIASLPLWVILSVYQWISHGLPAPGQVLQSFIVALFSGVIATVLFFTATDLARHNLHHLAAVEATQSGEVVFTLFGERLLLPDTTTSALGYVGVALVVIGMVLHSLVSARPSRRPPRIEQTDAASERSV, from the coding sequence ATGAAAGCTGTTGCCATTGGCATTCTCTCATCTTTCTTCTTTGCGGTTACCTTTGTCCTGAATCGACTGATGAGTTCCGATGGCGGCAGTTGGATTTGGAGCGCTTCGCTCCGGTACTTGTTCATGCTGCCTCTGTTGTTACTGATTGTCGGATCACGCCGCAACCTGCGCCCACTGCTCGGGGAAATCAGGATACACCCATGGTCATGGCTGTGGTGGAGTTTCGTGGGGTTCGGCTTGTTCTACGCACCGCTCTGCTTCGCCGCTGCCTACAGCCCGGCGTGGCTGGTCGCAGGCACCTGGCAATTCACCATTGTTGCCGGTTCGCTGGTCGCGCCGCTCGTCTACGAAACCGTGCGCACAGGGGACATCGTGATGAAAGTCAGGCCTTCCATCCCCCTTTCAGGCATGGGTATGTCGCTCATCATTCTGGCCGGCATCGCCATCATGGAACTGTCCCGCGCTGGACACGTGAGTCCGCGCGGGCTGGTGCTGGGGATTGTCCCCATCCTCGTTGCGGCGTTCGCCTATCCGCTCGGAAACCGCAAGATGATGGCGCTGTGCGGCGACCGGCTGGATGCCTGGCAGCGCACGCTCGGCATGACCATTGCCAGCCTGCCGCTGTGGGTCATCCTGAGTGTGTATCAGTGGATCTCGCACGGTCTGCCGGCCCCTGGCCAGGTTCTGCAAAGTTTCATCGTGGCCCTGTTTTCCGGGGTTATCGCGACGGTACTCTTCTTCACGGCGACCGACCTGGCCCGGCACAACCTGCACCACCTCGCCGCCGTCGAAGCCACGCAGTCCGGGGAGGTGGTGTTCACCTTGTTCGGCGAACGTCTCCTCCTCCCAGACACGACCACCTCCGCGCTGGGGTATGTCGGCGTGGCGCTGGTCGTCATTGGCATGGTGCTGCACAGCCTCGTCTCCGCACGTCCCAGCCGCCGGCCGCCAAGGATCGAGCAGACCGACGCAGCCTCCGAGCGAAGCGTCTGA
- a CDS encoding C40 family peptidase, with amino-acid sequence MTRPGKRMVLYAGGLLLVCVVVALVWTVRGVKHDSAAHTKGGKSPSVVITVAPAEPVAQYRQDTIYKTTEQLLAEPPDQQLDASAFVQYVYARAGISLPRTVQEQAQTGTPISDPAQLHKGDLVFFSDSPTDTQVTFDGIYIGNDTVAALTTHGLQTFKISDAYWQPLFRFGVTPSQASSG; translated from the coding sequence GTGACTCGCCCTGGGAAGCGGATGGTTCTGTACGCTGGAGGACTTCTTCTGGTGTGTGTGGTCGTTGCCTTGGTCTGGACCGTTCGAGGTGTCAAACATGACTCGGCAGCGCACACGAAGGGCGGAAAGTCCCCCAGTGTGGTCATCACGGTGGCCCCTGCAGAGCCGGTTGCGCAATACCGCCAGGATACGATTTACAAGACGACAGAACAGTTGCTTGCAGAGCCTCCTGACCAGCAGTTGGATGCCTCCGCGTTTGTCCAGTACGTGTACGCGCGAGCAGGAATTTCACTCCCACGTACTGTACAGGAGCAAGCGCAAACGGGAACGCCCATTTCTGATCCAGCCCAGTTGCATAAGGGTGACCTGGTCTTCTTCAGTGATTCGCCCACTGATACACAGGTGACGTTTGATGGGATTTACATCGGCAACGACACGGTGGCTGCGCTGACCACACACGGCTTGCAGACGTTCAAAATCTCCGACGCATATTGGCAGCCCTTGTTTCGGTTCGGCGTGACGCCGTCACAGGCATCGTCGGGATAA
- a CDS encoding MFS transporter, which produces MKDGRGGINISTNAAPAPVEQGFRNQQLLWALGFGGFLVNSDNRAIAPMLAAIAIALHTTPSAAALLVTAYSIPYGVFQLAYGPLADRIGKVRTIVLSLCLFALGTVGCAVVHRFSALLVLRVLTGMFAAGIIPTSLAQIGDRFAYAERSKAIAFFMSLCTSGQALGIVIGGIVAQFLSYRFLFLILGVAALPALWTLLRQRAAETTPQSAPPSLPLADRYKALLRRRFVWLIYGLVLAEGLVFYGGFTFLGVYGVNNLHLSYFVIGLLTATYSLGAFAGSRTIAPLVARIGTRRMPIFGAGILTCGFAIIWGWPTVPALTLGFIVLGFGFSYCHSTLQTFATDLLPSARATAMSLFAFSLFLGSGLGPMVTGRIYDVLGMHWMLGLVTAGMGGFALCCLTLLQQKQRSDHTTTLSV; this is translated from the coding sequence TTGAAAGATGGGAGGGGGGGAATCAACATTTCAACAAATGCAGCACCAGCACCGGTAGAACAAGGTTTCCGCAATCAGCAATTGCTGTGGGCACTTGGCTTCGGCGGCTTTTTGGTCAATTCGGACAATCGGGCCATTGCGCCGATGCTGGCGGCCATCGCCATCGCGCTGCACACCACGCCGTCAGCGGCCGCGCTCCTCGTCACGGCCTACTCGATTCCCTATGGTGTGTTTCAGCTGGCTTATGGACCGCTGGCCGACCGGATTGGCAAGGTTCGAACCATCGTGTTGTCTCTGTGTTTGTTCGCGCTCGGTACCGTTGGTTGTGCGGTGGTACATCGTTTTTCTGCGCTCTTGGTGCTGCGGGTGCTGACCGGCATGTTTGCGGCCGGCATCATTCCGACCAGCCTGGCGCAAATTGGCGACCGTTTTGCGTATGCAGAGCGCTCCAAAGCGATTGCCTTCTTTATGTCGCTGTGCACCTCCGGCCAGGCGCTCGGCATTGTCATTGGGGGCATTGTGGCGCAATTTCTCAGCTATCGTTTTCTGTTTTTGATTCTTGGGGTGGCCGCGCTGCCTGCCCTGTGGACACTGCTTCGCCAGCGTGCGGCGGAAACCACCCCGCAATCGGCGCCGCCGAGCCTCCCGCTCGCGGACCGTTATAAAGCGCTGCTCCGCCGGCGGTTTGTGTGGCTGATTTATGGACTGGTCCTGGCGGAAGGGCTGGTGTTTTACGGGGGGTTCACATTCCTCGGGGTGTACGGGGTGAACAACCTGCACCTTTCGTATTTTGTCATTGGACTCCTGACCGCGACGTACAGTCTCGGCGCGTTCGCCGGCAGCCGCACGATTGCCCCGCTCGTGGCGCGAATTGGTACGCGGCGCATGCCCATTTTCGGGGCGGGTATCCTGACTTGCGGGTTTGCAATCATCTGGGGCTGGCCGACCGTGCCCGCCCTGACGCTCGGGTTCATTGTGCTTGGCTTCGGATTTAGTTACTGCCACTCGACCTTGCAGACGTTCGCGACGGATTTGCTGCCGAGCGCGCGGGCAACAGCGATGTCCTTGTTCGCATTCTCGCTGTTTCTCGGCAGCGGCCTGGGCCCAATGGTGACCGGCCGCATCTACGATGTGCTGGGTATGCACTGGATGCTCGGCTTGGTGACCGCCGGCATGGGGGGATTTGCGCTGTGCTGTTTGACCCTGCTGCAGCAAAAGCAGAGATCCGATCACACCACCACGTTGTCCGTATGA